Proteins found in one Muntiacus reevesi chromosome 2, mMunRee1.1, whole genome shotgun sequence genomic segment:
- the RIPOR1 gene encoding rho family-interacting cell polarization regulator 1 isoform X1 — MSAKKRGSPARTHSMMSLSVRPQRRLLSARVSRSQSFAGVLGSQERGPRSFPAFSPPGPPRKPPALSRVSKMFSVAHPAPKVPQPERLDLVYTALKRGLTAYLEVHQQEQEKLQGQIRESKRNSRLGFLYDLDKQVKSIERFLRRLEFHASKIDELYESYCVQRRLRDGAYNMVRAYSTGSPGSREARDSLAEATRGHREYTESMCLLESELEAQLGEFHLRMKGLAGFARLCVGDQYEIYMKYGRQRWKLRGRIESSGKQVWDSEETVFLPLLTEFLSIKVTELKGLANHVVVGSVSCETKDLFAALPRVVAVDINDLGTIKLSLEVTWSPFDKDDQPSAASTVNKASTVTKRFSTYSQSPPDTPSLREQAFYNMLRRQEELENGTAWSLSSESSDDSSSPQLSGTARHSSAPRPLVQQPEPLPIQVAFRRAETSTSGPMNEEGAVAPALANGHAPYSRTLSHISEASVDAALVEASVEAADLESLVRGLSPPACPDPTHGEHPAPVPPALDAGHSATSPTLSTTGPGPSAHLGLANKTINSSSPELPTHTTTGSTSSAISPTLSARSLTHSTTASTHKMVVSILTTTGPTPSTTGPVQTTSPTHKPVLSTLTPAAPSPSTTDPVQTTSLSHTVTNLTHTVTSATNKPMGSTLITAGPTASATGPVQTTNSPTHAAPSPTHTTSHSHTTASPTHLTTSPTHTTTGSTHTTASPTHTTTGPTHTTASPTYTTTGPTHTTASPTYTTTGPTHTTASPTYTTTGPTHTTATTTPKAKMSTNTTTPNAKDPVQNTRSPTHSVTSPTLITVSPSTFLDFAKLSSSSANTDPPHLGTDPLSGSYLASTPCTQADPIAPSTSHPSPTCSSWEPLTSPSPNPPEAICQSPSLPPSPLAPLPQYPDPGVAIVPGAAGGAGDRRLEEALGALVAALDDYRGQFPELQGLEQEVTRLESLLMQRQGLTRSRASSLSITVEHALESFSFLNEDEDEDNDTPGDRPPNSLAPGAEDSLDSPSARPLSTECPALDAALVQHLYHCSRLLLKLGTFGPLRCQEAWALERLLREARVLEAVCELSRQWEMPATSAQEVVQFSASRPGFLTFWDQCTEGLSPFICPVEQVLLTFCNQYSARLSLRQPGLAEAVCVKFLEDALGQKLPRSQAGPGEQLTVFQFWSYIEALDCSSMEAYVTETAEEVLLVRNLNSDDQAVVLKALRLAPEGRLQRDGLRALSSLLVHGNNKVMAAVSTQLRSLSLGPTFRERALLCFLEQLEDEDVQTRVAGCLALGCIKAPEGIEPLVYLCQTDTEAVREAARQSLQQCGEEGQSAHRRLEESLDALPRIFGPGSMASTAF; from the exons ATGAGCGCCAAGAAGAGAG GGAGCCCCGCGCGGACTCATTCCATGATGTCCCTGTCGGTGCGGCCGCAGCGCCGCCTGCTCAGCGCCCGGGTCAGTAGGAGCCAGTCCTTCGCAGGCGTCCTCGGCAGCCAGGAGCGCGGGCCCAG GAGCTTCCCGGCCTTCAGTCCTCCGGGGCCCCCACGGAAGCCCCCGGCGCTCTCCCGGGTGTCCAAGATGTTTTCAGTGGCGCACCCGGCCCCCAAGGTCCCGCAGCCTGAGCGCCTGGACCTGGTGTACACTGCGCTCAAGCGAGGCCTGAC GGCCTATTTGGAAGTGCACCAGCAGGAGCAGGAGAAACTCCAAGGACAGATAAGGGAGTCCAAGAGGAATTCCCGCCTG GGCTTCCTGTATGACCTGGACAAG CAAGTCAAGTCCATTGAACGCTTCCTGCGACGGCTGGAGTTCCATGCCAGCAAG ATTGATGAACTGTATGAGTCATACTGCGTGCAGCGGCGTCTCCGGGACGGCGCCTACAACATGGTCCGTGCCTACAGCACCGGCTCCCCGGGGAGCCGCGAGGCCCGGGACAGCCTGGCCGAGGCTACTCGAGGGCATCGCGAGTACACAGAG AGCATGTGTCTGCTGGAGAGCGAGCTGGAAGCACAGCTGGGCGAGTTCCATCTTCGGATGAAAG GGCTGGCCGGCTTTGCCAGGCTGTGTGTTGGCGACCAGTATGAG ATCTACATGAAATATGGGCGTCAGCGCTGGAAACTACGGGGCCGCATAGAGAGCAGTGGAAAGCAGGTGTGGGACAGCGAGGAAACCGTCTTTCTGCCTCTGCTCACGGAATTCCTGTCCATCAAG GTGACAGAACTGAAGGGCCTGGCCAACCATGTGGTTGTAGGTAGCGTCTCCTGTGAGACCAAGGACCTGTTCGCTGCCTTGCCCCGGGTTGTAGCAGTGGATATTAATGATCTTGGCACCATCAAGCTCAGCTTGGAAGTGACATGGAG TCCCTTCGACAAGGATGACCAGCCCTCAGCTGCTTCTACTGTCAACAAGGCCTCCACAGTCACCAAGCGCTTCTCCACCTATAGCCAGAGCCCACCAGACACACCCTCGCTTCGGGAACAGGCCTTTTAT aATATGCTGAGGCGGCAGGAGGAGCTGGAGAATGGGACAGCATGGTCCCTGTCATCTGAATCTTCCGATGACTCATCCAGCCCACAGCTCTCAGGCACTGCCCGCCACTCCTCAGCCCCCAGGCCCCTGGTGCAGCAGCCTGAGCCTCTGCCCATCCAAGTTGCCTTCCGTAGGGCTGAGACCTCCACTTCTGGGCCCATGAATGAGGAGGGGGCTGTGGCCCCAGCCTTGGCCAATGGGCATGCCCCCTACAGCCGGACTCTGAGCCACATCAGTGAGGCCAGCGTGGATGCCGCCCTGGTTGAGGCTTCAGTGGAGGCTGCAGACCTAGAAAGTCTAGTCCGGGGACTTAGCCCACCTGCGTGCCCAGATCCCACCCATGGGGAGCACCCTGCTCCTGTCCCTCCTGCCCTGGATGCTGGCCATTCTGCCACAAGCCCCACTCTTAGTACAACAGGCCCTGGCCCATCTGCTCACCTAGGCTTGGCTAACAAGACCATAAATTCTAGCTCTCCTGAACTGCCCACCCACACCACTACAGGCTCCACCTCTAGTGCCATAAGCCCTACCCTTAGTGCTCGAAGCCTCACTCACTCTACCACAGCTTCTACCCACAAGATGGTGGTCTCTATCCTCACTACCACAGGTCCTACCCCCAGTACCACAGGGCCAGTCCAGACCACAAGTCCCACCCACAAACCAGTGCTTTCTACCCTCACTCCTGCAGCTCCTAGCCCCAGTACTACAGACCCAGTCCAGACCACAAGCCTCAGCCACACTGTCACAAACTTGACACACACTGTCACAAGCGCTACCAACAAGCCCATGGGCTCTACTCTCATTACAGCAGGCCCTACAGCCAGTGCCACAGGTCCAGTGCAGACTACCAATAGCCCCACCCACGCCGCCCCAAGCCCCACCCACACCACAAGCCACTCCCACACTACTGCGAGCCCCACCCATCTCACTACAAGTCCCACCCACACCACCACAGGCTCCACCCACACTACTGCAAGCCCCACCCATACCACCACAGGCCCCACCCACACTACTGCAAGCCCCACCTATACCACCACAGGCCCCACCCACACTACTGCAAGCCCCACCTATACCACCACAGGCCCCACCCACACTACTGCAAGCCCCACCTATACCACTACAGGCCCCACCCATACTACTGCAACCACTACTCCCAAAGCCAAGATGTCAACTAACACCACTACACCCAATGCTAAGGACCCAGTTCAGAACACCAGAAGTCCCACCCATTCTGTCACAAGCCCCACTCTTATAACTGTAAGCCCCTCCACTTTTCTAGACTTTGCCAAGCTCTCCAGCTCTTCTGCAAATACAGACCCTCCCCACCTAGGCACTGACCCCCTGTCTGGTAGTTACCTAGCCTCCACTCCTTGCACTCAGGCTGACCCCATAGCCCCCAGCACTTCCCATCCAAGTCCTACTTGTTCTAGTTGGGAGCCCCTCACAAGCCCTTCGCCGAACCCCCCAGAAGCCATCTGTCAGAGCCCAagtctccctccctcacccctagCCCCCTTGCCCCAGTATCCAGACCCTGGAGTGGCCATAGTTCCAGGGGCAGCTGGAGGGGCTGGGGACAGGAGGCTGGAAGAGGCTCTGGGGGCCCTGGTGGCTGCCCTGGATGACTATCGTGGCCAGTTTCCTGAGCTGCAGGGCCTGGAGCAGGAGGTGACCCGGCTGGAGAGTCTGCTCATG CAGAGACAAGGCCTGACTCGGAGCCGGGCCTCCAGTCTCAGCATCACTGTGGAGCACGCCCTGgagagcttcagcttcctcaacGAGGATGAAGATGAAGACAATGACACTCCTGGGGACAG GCCCCCAAACAGCCTAGCACCTGGGGCTGAGGACAGCCTCGACTCGCCCAGTGCCCGACCCCTCAGCACAGAGTGTCCAGCTCTGGATGCTGCCTTGGTCCAGCACCTGTATCACTGCAGCCGCCTCCTGCTG AAACTGGGCACGTTTGGGCCCCTGCGCTGCCAGGAGGCATGGGCCCTGGAGCGGCTACTGCGGGAGGCCCGAGTGCTTGAAGCAGTATGCGAGCTCAGCAGGCAATGGGAAATGCCTGCCACCTCTGCCCAGGAAG TGGTGCAGTTCTCGGCCTCTCGGCCTGGCTTCCTGACCTTCTGGGACCAATGCACAGAGGGACTCAGCCCTTTCATCTGCCCTGTGGAGCAGGTGCTCCTCACCTTCTGCAATCAGTACAGCGCCCGTCTCTCCCTGCGCCAGCCAGGCTTAGCCGAGGCCG TGTGCGTCAAGTTCCTGGAGGATGCCCTGGGCCAGAAGCTGCCCCGGAGCCAGGCAGGCCCTGGAGAGCAGCTCACCGTCTTCCAATTCTGGAGTTACATCGAAGCCTTGGACTGCTCCTCCATGGAGGCCTATGTAACCGAGACAGCTGAGGAGG TGTTACTGGTGCGGAATCTGAACTCGGATGACCAGGCTGTTGTGCTGAAGGCCCTGAGGCTGGCACCTGAGGGGCGGCTTCAAAGGGATGGACTCCGGGCCCTCAGCTCTCTGCTTGTCCACGGCAACAACAAGGTCATGGCTGCTGTCAGCACTCAGCTCCGGAGCCTGTCGCTGGGCCCCACCTTCAGGGAAAGG GCCCTGCTGTGCTTCCTGGAACAGCTGGAGGACGAGGATGTGCAGACCAGAGTGGCCGGCTGCCTGGCTTTGGGCTGCATCAAG GCTCCAGAAGGCATTGAGCCCCTCGTGTACCTCTGCCAGACGGACACAGAAGCTGTGAGGGAAGCAGCTCGGCAGAGCCTGCAGCAGTGTG GAGAAGAGGGACAGTCTGCCCACCGAAGGCTGGAGGAGTCACTGGATGCCCTGCCCCGCATCTTTGGGCCCGGCAGCATGGCCAGCACAGCATTCTAA
- the RIPOR1 gene encoding rho family-interacting cell polarization regulator 1 isoform X4, whose translation MSAKKRGSPARTHSMMSLSVRPQRRLLSARVSRSQSFAGVLGSQERGPRSFPAFSPPGPPRKPPALSRVSKMFSVAHPAPKVPQPERLDLVYTALKRGLTAYLEVHQQEQEKLQGQIRESKRNSRLGFLYDLDKQVKSIERFLRRLEFHASKIDELYESYCVQRRLRDGAYNMVRAYSTGSPGSREARDSLAEATRGHREYTESMCLLESELEAQLGEFHLRMKGLAGFARLCVGDQYEIYMKYGRQRWKLRGRIESSGKQVWDSEETVFLPLLTEFLSIKVTELKGLANHVVVGSVSCETKDLFAALPRVVAVDINDLGTIKLSLEVTWSPFDKDDQPSAASTVNKASTVTKRFSTYSQSPPDTPSLREQAFYNMLRRQEELENGTAWSLSSESSDDSSSPQLSGTARHSSAPRPLVQQPEPLPIQVAFRRAETSTSGPMNEEGAVAPALANGHAPYSRTLSHISEASVDAALVEASVEAADLESLVRGLSPPACPDPTHGEHPAPVPPALDAGHSATSPTLSTTGPGPSAHLGLANKTINSSSPELPTHTTTGSTSSAISPTLSARSLTHSTTASTHKMVVSILTTTGPTPSTTGPVQTTSPTHKPVLSTLTPAAPSPSTTDPVQTTSLSHTVTNLTHTVTSATNKPMGSTLITAGPTASATGPVQTTNSPTHAAPSPTHTTSHSHTTASPTHLTTSPTHTTTGSTHTTASPTHTTTGPTHTTASPTYTTTGPTHTTASPTYTTTGPTHTTASPTYTTTGPTHTTATTTPKAKMSTNTTTPNAKDPVQNTRSPTHSVTSPTLITVSPSTFLDFAKLSSSSANTDPPHLGTDPLSGSYLASTPCTQADPIAPSTSHPSPTCSSWEPLTSPSPNPPEAICQSPSLPPSPLAPLPQYPDPGVAIVPGAAGGAGDRRLEEALGALVAALDDYRGQFPELQGLEQEVTRLESLLMQRQGLTRSRASSLSITVEHALESFSFLNEDEDEDNDTPGDRPPNSLAPGAEDSLDSPSARPLSTECPALDAALVQHLYHCSRLLLKLGTFGPLRCQEAWALERLLREARVLEAVCELSRQWEMPATSAQEVVQFSASRPGFLTFWDQCTEGLSPFICPVEQVLLTFCNQYSARLSLRQPGLAEAVCVKFLEDALGQKLPRSQAGPGEQLTVFQFWSYIEALDCSSMEAYVTETAEEVLLVRNLNSDDQAVVLKALRLAPEGRLQRDGLRALSSLLVHGNNKVMAAVSTQLRSLSLGPTFRERALLCFLEQLEDEDVQTRVAGCLALGCIKAPEGIEPLVYLCQTDTEAVREAARQSLQQCGEAGDQEARV comes from the exons ATGAGCGCCAAGAAGAGAG GGAGCCCCGCGCGGACTCATTCCATGATGTCCCTGTCGGTGCGGCCGCAGCGCCGCCTGCTCAGCGCCCGGGTCAGTAGGAGCCAGTCCTTCGCAGGCGTCCTCGGCAGCCAGGAGCGCGGGCCCAG GAGCTTCCCGGCCTTCAGTCCTCCGGGGCCCCCACGGAAGCCCCCGGCGCTCTCCCGGGTGTCCAAGATGTTTTCAGTGGCGCACCCGGCCCCCAAGGTCCCGCAGCCTGAGCGCCTGGACCTGGTGTACACTGCGCTCAAGCGAGGCCTGAC GGCCTATTTGGAAGTGCACCAGCAGGAGCAGGAGAAACTCCAAGGACAGATAAGGGAGTCCAAGAGGAATTCCCGCCTG GGCTTCCTGTATGACCTGGACAAG CAAGTCAAGTCCATTGAACGCTTCCTGCGACGGCTGGAGTTCCATGCCAGCAAG ATTGATGAACTGTATGAGTCATACTGCGTGCAGCGGCGTCTCCGGGACGGCGCCTACAACATGGTCCGTGCCTACAGCACCGGCTCCCCGGGGAGCCGCGAGGCCCGGGACAGCCTGGCCGAGGCTACTCGAGGGCATCGCGAGTACACAGAG AGCATGTGTCTGCTGGAGAGCGAGCTGGAAGCACAGCTGGGCGAGTTCCATCTTCGGATGAAAG GGCTGGCCGGCTTTGCCAGGCTGTGTGTTGGCGACCAGTATGAG ATCTACATGAAATATGGGCGTCAGCGCTGGAAACTACGGGGCCGCATAGAGAGCAGTGGAAAGCAGGTGTGGGACAGCGAGGAAACCGTCTTTCTGCCTCTGCTCACGGAATTCCTGTCCATCAAG GTGACAGAACTGAAGGGCCTGGCCAACCATGTGGTTGTAGGTAGCGTCTCCTGTGAGACCAAGGACCTGTTCGCTGCCTTGCCCCGGGTTGTAGCAGTGGATATTAATGATCTTGGCACCATCAAGCTCAGCTTGGAAGTGACATGGAG TCCCTTCGACAAGGATGACCAGCCCTCAGCTGCTTCTACTGTCAACAAGGCCTCCACAGTCACCAAGCGCTTCTCCACCTATAGCCAGAGCCCACCAGACACACCCTCGCTTCGGGAACAGGCCTTTTAT aATATGCTGAGGCGGCAGGAGGAGCTGGAGAATGGGACAGCATGGTCCCTGTCATCTGAATCTTCCGATGACTCATCCAGCCCACAGCTCTCAGGCACTGCCCGCCACTCCTCAGCCCCCAGGCCCCTGGTGCAGCAGCCTGAGCCTCTGCCCATCCAAGTTGCCTTCCGTAGGGCTGAGACCTCCACTTCTGGGCCCATGAATGAGGAGGGGGCTGTGGCCCCAGCCTTGGCCAATGGGCATGCCCCCTACAGCCGGACTCTGAGCCACATCAGTGAGGCCAGCGTGGATGCCGCCCTGGTTGAGGCTTCAGTGGAGGCTGCAGACCTAGAAAGTCTAGTCCGGGGACTTAGCCCACCTGCGTGCCCAGATCCCACCCATGGGGAGCACCCTGCTCCTGTCCCTCCTGCCCTGGATGCTGGCCATTCTGCCACAAGCCCCACTCTTAGTACAACAGGCCCTGGCCCATCTGCTCACCTAGGCTTGGCTAACAAGACCATAAATTCTAGCTCTCCTGAACTGCCCACCCACACCACTACAGGCTCCACCTCTAGTGCCATAAGCCCTACCCTTAGTGCTCGAAGCCTCACTCACTCTACCACAGCTTCTACCCACAAGATGGTGGTCTCTATCCTCACTACCACAGGTCCTACCCCCAGTACCACAGGGCCAGTCCAGACCACAAGTCCCACCCACAAACCAGTGCTTTCTACCCTCACTCCTGCAGCTCCTAGCCCCAGTACTACAGACCCAGTCCAGACCACAAGCCTCAGCCACACTGTCACAAACTTGACACACACTGTCACAAGCGCTACCAACAAGCCCATGGGCTCTACTCTCATTACAGCAGGCCCTACAGCCAGTGCCACAGGTCCAGTGCAGACTACCAATAGCCCCACCCACGCCGCCCCAAGCCCCACCCACACCACAAGCCACTCCCACACTACTGCGAGCCCCACCCATCTCACTACAAGTCCCACCCACACCACCACAGGCTCCACCCACACTACTGCAAGCCCCACCCATACCACCACAGGCCCCACCCACACTACTGCAAGCCCCACCTATACCACCACAGGCCCCACCCACACTACTGCAAGCCCCACCTATACCACCACAGGCCCCACCCACACTACTGCAAGCCCCACCTATACCACTACAGGCCCCACCCATACTACTGCAACCACTACTCCCAAAGCCAAGATGTCAACTAACACCACTACACCCAATGCTAAGGACCCAGTTCAGAACACCAGAAGTCCCACCCATTCTGTCACAAGCCCCACTCTTATAACTGTAAGCCCCTCCACTTTTCTAGACTTTGCCAAGCTCTCCAGCTCTTCTGCAAATACAGACCCTCCCCACCTAGGCACTGACCCCCTGTCTGGTAGTTACCTAGCCTCCACTCCTTGCACTCAGGCTGACCCCATAGCCCCCAGCACTTCCCATCCAAGTCCTACTTGTTCTAGTTGGGAGCCCCTCACAAGCCCTTCGCCGAACCCCCCAGAAGCCATCTGTCAGAGCCCAagtctccctccctcacccctagCCCCCTTGCCCCAGTATCCAGACCCTGGAGTGGCCATAGTTCCAGGGGCAGCTGGAGGGGCTGGGGACAGGAGGCTGGAAGAGGCTCTGGGGGCCCTGGTGGCTGCCCTGGATGACTATCGTGGCCAGTTTCCTGAGCTGCAGGGCCTGGAGCAGGAGGTGACCCGGCTGGAGAGTCTGCTCATG CAGAGACAAGGCCTGACTCGGAGCCGGGCCTCCAGTCTCAGCATCACTGTGGAGCACGCCCTGgagagcttcagcttcctcaacGAGGATGAAGATGAAGACAATGACACTCCTGGGGACAG GCCCCCAAACAGCCTAGCACCTGGGGCTGAGGACAGCCTCGACTCGCCCAGTGCCCGACCCCTCAGCACAGAGTGTCCAGCTCTGGATGCTGCCTTGGTCCAGCACCTGTATCACTGCAGCCGCCTCCTGCTG AAACTGGGCACGTTTGGGCCCCTGCGCTGCCAGGAGGCATGGGCCCTGGAGCGGCTACTGCGGGAGGCCCGAGTGCTTGAAGCAGTATGCGAGCTCAGCAGGCAATGGGAAATGCCTGCCACCTCTGCCCAGGAAG TGGTGCAGTTCTCGGCCTCTCGGCCTGGCTTCCTGACCTTCTGGGACCAATGCACAGAGGGACTCAGCCCTTTCATCTGCCCTGTGGAGCAGGTGCTCCTCACCTTCTGCAATCAGTACAGCGCCCGTCTCTCCCTGCGCCAGCCAGGCTTAGCCGAGGCCG TGTGCGTCAAGTTCCTGGAGGATGCCCTGGGCCAGAAGCTGCCCCGGAGCCAGGCAGGCCCTGGAGAGCAGCTCACCGTCTTCCAATTCTGGAGTTACATCGAAGCCTTGGACTGCTCCTCCATGGAGGCCTATGTAACCGAGACAGCTGAGGAGG TGTTACTGGTGCGGAATCTGAACTCGGATGACCAGGCTGTTGTGCTGAAGGCCCTGAGGCTGGCACCTGAGGGGCGGCTTCAAAGGGATGGACTCCGGGCCCTCAGCTCTCTGCTTGTCCACGGCAACAACAAGGTCATGGCTGCTGTCAGCACTCAGCTCCGGAGCCTGTCGCTGGGCCCCACCTTCAGGGAAAGG GCCCTGCTGTGCTTCCTGGAACAGCTGGAGGACGAGGATGTGCAGACCAGAGTGGCCGGCTGCCTGGCTTTGGGCTGCATCAAG GCTCCAGAAGGCATTGAGCCCCTCGTGTACCTCTGCCAGACGGACACAGAAGCTGTGAGGGAAGCAGCTCGGCAGAGCCTGCAGCAGTGTGGTGAGGCTGGGGATCAGGAGGCACGAGTCTAG